One window from the genome of Nomascus leucogenys isolate Asia chromosome 12, Asia_NLE_v1, whole genome shotgun sequence encodes:
- the S1PR1 gene encoding sphingosine 1-phosphate receptor 1 yields the protein MGSTSVPLVKAHRSSVSDYVNYDIIVRHYNYTGKLNISADKENSIKLTSVVFILICCFIILENIFVLLTIWKTKKFHRPMYYFIGNLALSDLLAGVAYTANLLLSGATTYKLTPAQWFLREGSMFVALSASVFSLLAIAIERYITMLKMKLHNGSNNFRLFLLISACWVISLILGGLPIMGWNCISALSSCSTVLPLYHKHYILFCTTVFTLLLLSIVILYCRIYSLVRTRSRRLTFRKNISKASRSSEKSLALLKTVIIVLSVFIACWAPLFILLLLDVGCKVKTCDILFRAEYFLVLAVLNSGTNPIIYTLTNKEMRRAFIRIMSCCKCPSGDSAGKFKRPIIAGMEFSRSKSDNSSHPQKDDGDNPETIMSSGNVNSSS from the coding sequence ATGGGGTCCACCAGCGTCCCGCTGGTCAAGGCCCACCGCAGCTCGGTCTCTGACTACGTCAACTATGATATCATCGTCCGGCATTACAACTACACAGGAAAGCTGAATATCAGCGCGGACAAGGAGAACAGCATTAAACTGACCTCGGTGGTGTTCATTCTCATCTGCTGCTTTATCATCCTGGAGAACATCTTTGTCTTGCTGACCATTTGGAAAACCAAGAAATTCCACCGACCCATGTACTATTTTATTGGCAATCTGGCCCTCTCAGACCTGTTGGCAGGAGTAGCCTACACAGCTAACCTGCTCTTGTCTGGGGCCACCACCTACAAGCTCACTCCCGCCCAGTGGTTTCTGCGGGAAGGGAGTATGTTTGTGGCCCTGTCAGCCTCCGTGTTCAGTCTCCTCGCCATCGCCATTGAGCGCTATATCACAATGCTGAAAATGAAACTCCACAACGGGAGCAATAACTTCCGCCTCTTCCTGCTGATCAGCGCCTGCTGGGTCATCTCCCTCATCCTGGGTGGCCTGCCCATCATGGGCTGGAACTGCATCAGTGCGCTGTCCAGCTGCTCCACCGTGCTGCCGCTCTACCACAAGCACTATATCCTCTTCTGCACCACGGTCTTCACTCTGCTTCTGCTCTCCATCGTCATTCTGTACTGCAGGATCTACTCCTTGGTCAGGACTCGAAGCCGCCGCCTGACTTTCCGCAAGAACATTTCCAAGGCCAGTCGCAGCTCTGAGAAGTCGCTGGCGCTGCTCAAGACCGTAATTATCGTCCTGAGCGTCTTCATCGCCTGCTGGGCACCGCTCTTCATCCTGCTCCTGCTGGATGTGGGCTGCAAGGTGAAGACCTGCGACATCCTCTTCAGAGCGGAGTACTTCCTGGTGTTAGCTGTGCTCAACTCCGGCACCAACCCCATCATTTACACTCTGACCAACAAGGAGATGCGTCGGGCCTTCATCCGGATCATGTCCTGCTGCAAGTGCCCGAGCGGAGACTCTGCTGGCAAATTCAAGCGACCCATCATCGCCGGCATGGAATTCAGCCGCAGCAAATCGGACAATTCCTCCCACCCCCAGAAGGACGATGGGGACAACCCAGAGACCATTATGTCTTCTGGAAACGTCAACTCTTCTTCCTAG